Within the Gemmatimonadota bacterium genome, the region ACCGCGTCTGCGGATTGCTGAAATAGTCGAGACCTTGTGTGAGGAACTCTGCACCACCGAGGTTCGCCTCGGGATCAAAGCCCTTGTACTTGGTCCATGTCTTGAGATTTCTGCCGGCGAAGCGGATGTCGGCACTGCTGAACCCGCTCAACGACCGTACCCAGCGCTGGTCCAGAGTGTAGGTGACGCCAAGCTCACGCAGCTTGACGAAGCTTCCGTTCTCCATGAACTGTGATCCGACGGGACCGAAGCCACCGCCGTTACCCTGGAACCATTGCTGCCAATCCTTCGGCGTCGCGAATGCAGTGACGCCAACACCAGGGCCGGCAACGACTGGGAATACATCAGTCTGATAATTCTTGCCGAACACGCCCTGCTGGTTGCGGATGTACGTGTCGACGCCGGTTCCGAAGTTGTCGAGAATGCCGCGCGTTCCGTCCCACACCGTGCCGCCCTTGCGTACGTCGAGCAGACCGGACAGTGTGAGCTTGTTCCAGAGGTGGAGGCTGGTGTTGTACGACATCGTGTACTTCGGGTTCGGATCGGCGATGACACGATCCGTCGGGTCGACGATCGGCCTGCCGTTCGGCGCGAGGAACAGCGCACCCTTCGGCGCGGAGCCGCACAGAGCATCGATGTTCTGCGGACCACCCGTGATACCTGGAACAGCGAGCGTAAGCCCGCGACCGCAGCGCGCGAAGTCATCGCCGCGAATCACGCCTGGCGCAAAGCCGATGGTCGACGAACCGATCGCACCGGTGAAACCTTCATTGTTGTAGTCGATGAACTGCGCACCGTTGAGACTCGTCACGTCGCCCTTGTTGCGGCCGTACATGACACCAACGTCCCATGTCGCGTTGCGCGTCTGGATCGGGTGCAGATTGAGAGTGAGCTCCACGCCCTGATTCTTGAGCGCAGCGCCGTTGAGAATCTGACTGGTCGCGCCGAACTGGGCAGCGTTGACAGGCGTGGAGAGAATAACGTCGCTCGACCGCTTGTCATAGTACGTCGCGGTCAGGTCAGCCCTGGACCGGAAAAAGGCGAAGTCGCCACCGAATTCCGTCTCGCGATCGCGCTCCGGGCGCAGTGCCGGGTTACCGATCGTTCCGCTGGTGGAGAGCGCTCCCTGTCCGTTGATACCGGCCTTCAAGGCATCTCCGTAGCCGCCAAGTCCAAAGCCGCCGGTCGAGAGCGCAGTAACTGCGCCATACACGGGCGGCTCCTTACCGGTTTCACCGTAGGCAAAGTGGATCTTGCCGTAGTTGAACCAGCCGGAGTTCTCCTCGGTGCCGAGCAGCTTGGTGAACGTCCATGCCGCCGATGCTTTGGGATAGTTCGCGCGGCGATTGGATGCGCCGAAGGTGGAGAAGCCGTCGTTACGTACGCCGACGTTCAGCACCAGCTGCTGGAAGAGATTGATTTCCGCCTGCGTGAAGTAACCCTGCACGTGACGGAGGTTCTTGTTCTCGTTGGCCGTCTGACTGATGGTGTTCTGCAGTGCGAGCGGCTCTGGTGCTACCAATTGCTGTCCGTCGACAAAGAGCTGGCGGAAGCGGCGTGAGTTGAGGTTCTGGCCGACCGTCAGTGTTGCATCGAGCCGGTCGCTGAAGGTGTGCTGCGCCGTCGCGATGAGGTTGTTATCGATCGTCAGGTTGTTGATGTCGAGCCTGTCGACCTGACCGAGAACATTGCCGGCCGACGTGAGCGGGAGTGCCTCGAGACGGGAATCATTGTAGTAATCCGCGCCGAGCGTCTCCTTCACCGTCAACCAGCCGAGTGGGATCCAGTCGGCATTCACATTTCCGATGGAGCGACCAAGCTCACTGCGATTTCCGGCGCTTCCCAGAACGAAGAACGGATTGTCGTAGTAGATCGCGTTCTGTAGTGAGGCGACGCTGGTCGGATTCGGGAAGCGCGCCGGCTTCTGGAGACCCGTCGAGGTGAATGCGTCTTCGTTGTTGTACGTGGGCGGCGTGCGCAACGCACCGAGCATGAGCCCCGAAACGTTGGACCCCTTCTGCACGTACTTGCCGCGGGTATCGATGTAGCTGATGTTGCCGCCGACAGTGAGCTTGGAGCTCACTTCCTGCGTGCCTTTGAGGCGGACCGTCGCCCGATTGTACTTGTTGTTCGGTCCCTTGAAGTAGCCGTCCTGATTGGTGAGTCCGCCAGATGCGAAGAATGTCGTACGGTCGCTGCCGCCAGAGATCTGCAGATTGTTGTCAGCAGTCAAGCCCGTATCGAACAGCTCGGTCTGGTGGTTGTAGATTGGCGTTCCAGCCGCAATCTGCGGGCCCCAGGAATAGCGATTGACTACGCAATCCGGACCGCCGCACGTGGCTGGCGTCTGGTTGATGCCCTGACCGTACATGGTCTGCACCAACTGCGGCGTGTACACGTTGTCGAACGTCTCCGTGGACGTGAACGAGTAGCGTGTTGGCCCGGAGTGACCGCGCTTGGTTGTGATCAGCACAACGCCGTTGGAAGCGCGTGCACCATAGATCGCAGCCGCAGCACCACCCTTGAGGATTTCGATGGACTCGATATCCGCGGGATTGATGTCGGACGCGCGGTTGGTGGTGACTGTGCTCGCATCGCCGCCGTTGGTCGACTCGGTCGAGTTGTCGATCGGCTGGCCGTCGACGACGAACAGAGGCTGATTCGTGCCGGAGAGCGAAGAGGCGCCGCGGATCTTGATGGACGCGGAGGAGCCGGGCTCGCCGGATTGTGTACGAACTTCCACGTTCGGTGCCTGCGCCGCGAGCGCCGAGACGACGTTCTGCGGTTGAGCGACACGATGCAGCGATGCGCTATCGACTGAGTTGATGGTCGATGTGAGGCGCTCGCGTGTCGTGGAAGTACCGGCACCTGTCACGACGACTTCGCCCAGTCTGAGCGGATTCGCTACAAGGACAAAGTTCTCGGTGATGTTCTGACCGTTGGTCAGAGTTACCTGGACCGACTTGGACGTGAAGCCGATAACGCGTGCGGTGAGCGCTACAGTCTGTCCCGCCGCGCGAGCTCCGGCGACGACAAAGGTGTAACGACCGGCATCGTTCGTCTGCGATCCCAGGTTGAGCGAAGGTATGAACACGCTTGCGCCCGCTAACGGGGCACCGGCTTCGTTGGTCACACGTCCGGAGATGGTAGTCCCCTGTGCCAACGCAACCGAGGCAACCATCGCGCTTGCGCCGATGACTGACAAGATACGTTTGAACATTGTAATGAGTCTCCTCCATGATGCGCCGCCGTGCGGCGCGATTGGTACGTACGCGAAGTACCACCTGATCGAGTGCGAAAGGCCGCCCTCTCTGCTCACTACCTCCTTCGCCGCCGCTGGATGGCAATGCGATCTGAAATGAGCACACCACGGGCGTCGCTGGAGAACGACGGCGTGTTTGGAACAATCTGGCTAATCACGCGCTACAGGGTTCGTCGCGCTAGACCGTTAAGATTTCTTAATGCGAATTCACCAAGATTTCTTAATGCACTTGCGTGTATTTGTGCAGCGGGGCTGCATGATCATGCAATCGTGCAACGTGCAGCTATACCGGTAAGAGTGATGCAGCCTTCGTGCACGATGCGCGGTTCACGGGCCGGCGCACGTGTAAAATTGTGCGCATGAAAGTTTACGGCTTCGGACGGCTGAGGCGAGCGCCGACCATTCAACGCAACGGTGTGTTGACAATGTTCGAATGCTGCATGGCGCCACCAATCGGGTATGGCGGGCGTCAAACAGGATCACCGACTTCGTCACAAGCAGCGCACGCGAGCCCTACCTATATGAAGAAAGGGACTTCCGCCACCGGCGGAAGTCCCTTTCTCTCCAGCACTACTCGACCAGCGCTACATCACGGTCCGCAGACGGCTGCCGAAACGTAGGTCGGTGCTGCACTCGGCTTCGTGTCCCAGTAGGGCCGCGTTCCGAAGTTGTCGGCACCCTGAGCCGCGTTCGCGGCGGCGACACTCGCCGCGTTGAGCGTGTACTCCTGGTTCGGATAGTAGAACCGCCGCGGTACGAAATTGACGACTGCGGCCGGACCAGGCTTGATCGTTGACGGCTGGCATGTGCGGCGCCATTCCGCCCACGACTGCGCACCATCGCCGACCATTGCGACCCACTTCTGAACCGCAATCTGCGTGAGCCCTGCCGTGCCACCCTTGTACGCGACGTTTGGACCCGCCTCGTACGCGGCAATCGCGCTGGCGCTCGTCACGCCCCACTGCGCCATCGATGCCTCGATGGCCGCATTGTAAAAGCCGGCGGCTTGTCCGGCGTTCAGGCCACCGATCCCACGTTGTGCTGCCTCGGCCTTGATGAACAGGAGTTCCGCGTAGGTCATCAGATACGTCGGATTCTTCTTGTTCGCCGCGGATCCGAAGGTTCCGAACGTAGTCGCGCCGGGATACAGATACGAGCCCGGTCGCGATGCAATACGGAAGTAGGTACCGGCAGTGGAGGTGGACAGTCCGTTAGGCATGCCCGCGTATCCA harbors:
- a CDS encoding SusC/RagA family TonB-linked outer membrane protein, which produces MFKRILSVIGASAMVASVALAQGTTISGRVTNEAGAPLAGASVFIPSLNLGSQTNDAGRYTFVVAGARAAGQTVALTARVIGFTSKSVQVTLTNGQNITENFVLVANPLRLGEVVVTGAGTSTTRERLTSTINSVDSASLHRVAQPQNVVSALAAQAPNVEVRTQSGEPGSSASIKIRGASSLSGTNQPLFVVDGQPIDNSTESTNGGDASTVTTNRASDINPADIESIEILKGGAAAAIYGARASNGVVLITTKRGHSGPTRYSFTSTETFDNVYTPQLVQTMYGQGINQTPATCGGPDCVVNRYSWGPQIAAGTPIYNHQTELFDTGLTADNNLQISGGSDRTTFFASGGLTNQDGYFKGPNNKYNRATVRLKGTQEVSSKLTVGGNISYIDTRGKYVQKGSNVSGLMLGALRTPPTYNNEDAFTSTGLQKPARFPNPTSVASLQNAIYYDNPFFVLGSAGNRSELGRSIGNVNADWIPLGWLTVKETLGADYYNDSRLEALPLTSAGNVLGQVDRLDINNLTIDNNLIATAQHTFSDRLDATLTVGQNLNSRRFRQLFVDGQQLVAPEPLALQNTISQTANENKNLRHVQGYFTQAEINLFQQLVLNVGVRNDGFSTFGASNRRANYPKASAAWTFTKLLGTEENSGWFNYGKIHFAYGETGKEPPVYGAVTALSTGGFGLGGYGDALKAGINGQGALSTSGTIGNPALRPERDRETEFGGDFAFFRSRADLTATYYDKRSSDVILSTPVNAAQFGATSQILNGAALKNQGVELTLNLHPIQTRNATWDVGVMYGRNKGDVTSLNGAQFIDYNNEGFTGAIGSSTIGFAPGVIRGDDFARCGRGLTLAVPGITGGPQNIDALCGSAPKGALFLAPNGRPIVDPTDRVIADPNPKYTMSYNTSLHLWNKLTLSGLLDVRKGGTVWDGTRGILDNFGTGVDTYIRNQQGVFGKNYQTDVFPVVAGPGVGVTAFATPKDWQQWFQGNGGGFGPVGSQFMENGSFVKLRELGVTYTLDQRWVRSLSGFSSADIRFAGRNLKTWTKYKGFDPEANLGGAEFLTQGLDYFSNPQTRSFVVSISLNR